In a genomic window of Micromonospora cremea:
- a CDS encoding M36 family metallopeptidase: MQYGVTDADLRDLAVASRYTSRHNGVTHVNLAQRYKDLEVFGATATVNVARDGSVIFVGDSLVSGLSEKVSGTASLDAVQAVEAAAKGLKLAKPKNPRVVSRAGGAAKRTVVSGSGISEQPIPAKLGWQPTDEGLRPAWQLVIDDSSAAHLWNAAVDARTGELLNADDWTTHEHVDELSGALSQVEGRTLPAGASGLGTRNPAQDGSSYRVYGYPTESPNDGPRTLVTNPADGTASPYGWHDTDGVPGAEHTTTQGNNVHAYQDQDVNNAADFGSSPNGGAGLSFDFPLDLAENPQNYRDAATANLFYWNNIIHDVSYLYGFDEASGNFQVNNYSRGGAAGDYVRAEAADGNGTNNANFSTPAMDGTGTPRMQMYLWPGNQFGAQNQVVVNGVGSFDASWSRFSPALSAAGRSGQFVYGGTGCAADAYPGTLPSGDWIAVVDGGTAACSYLQRTQVAESLGAKAVVVAHNAAGAAPVLTGSMTTAPVTIPAIAVTQADGATIKAAIAAGDVTGSVRKHPNHPGIRDGDLDAGIIIHEYSHGISNRLTGGPTINCLTGNEQMGEGWSDYFAVTTLLDPRLDTADGQRGLVPYVLFQENRSGNGLRPRPYSRNMEVQPFTYDSIKTGGWLNGTSLAAPHGIGHGWASVLWDMTWDLIDKHGLNPNVYDSWETGGNNLSMQLVIDGLKMQGCGPGFVTGRNAIIAADAALTGGENACTLWASFARRGLGYSAVQGTTNRDDNTEAFDTHPSCRGDFTELAAQPALNEVDAGDAVPLRFKLAANRGLDILASNSPYSRLVDCDTLKTVNPDGPITPRPTPVAAQTPGGSAMTVAANGQYLYPWKTDPAWAGTCREFVLTLDDGFQHRAYFKFTS; this comes from the coding sequence GTGCAGTACGGCGTGACCGACGCCGACCTGCGTGATCTGGCGGTGGCGTCCCGCTACACGAGTCGGCACAACGGTGTGACGCATGTGAACCTGGCGCAGCGGTACAAGGACCTGGAGGTCTTCGGTGCCACGGCGACGGTGAACGTCGCTCGTGACGGCAGTGTGATCTTCGTGGGTGACTCGCTGGTGTCGGGTCTGTCGGAGAAGGTGTCCGGGACCGCGTCGCTGGACGCCGTGCAGGCGGTGGAGGCGGCCGCGAAGGGCCTGAAGCTGGCCAAGCCGAAGAATCCGCGGGTGGTGAGCCGGGCCGGTGGTGCGGCGAAGCGGACCGTGGTGTCCGGCAGTGGTATCTCGGAGCAGCCGATCCCGGCGAAGCTGGGGTGGCAGCCGACCGACGAGGGGCTGCGCCCGGCGTGGCAGTTGGTCATTGACGACTCGTCGGCTGCGCACCTGTGGAACGCGGCGGTGGACGCCCGGACCGGTGAACTCCTCAACGCCGACGACTGGACCACCCACGAGCACGTCGACGAGCTGTCCGGCGCCCTGAGCCAGGTGGAGGGTCGGACGTTGCCGGCCGGCGCCAGCGGCCTGGGCACCCGCAACCCCGCGCAGGACGGATCGAGCTACCGGGTCTACGGCTACCCGACGGAGAGCCCGAACGACGGGCCGCGCACCCTGGTGACCAACCCGGCGGACGGCACCGCGTCGCCGTACGGCTGGCACGACACCGACGGCGTCCCGGGCGCCGAGCACACCACCACCCAGGGCAACAACGTCCACGCGTACCAGGACCAGGACGTCAACAACGCCGCGGACTTCGGCAGCAGCCCCAACGGCGGGGCCGGTCTGAGCTTCGACTTCCCGCTCGACCTAGCGGAGAACCCGCAGAACTACCGGGACGCGGCGACGGCCAACCTCTTCTACTGGAACAACATCATCCACGACGTCTCCTACCTCTACGGCTTCGACGAGGCGTCGGGCAACTTCCAGGTCAACAACTACAGTCGCGGCGGCGCGGCCGGCGACTACGTGCGCGCCGAGGCCGCGGACGGCAACGGCACGAACAACGCGAACTTCTCGACGCCGGCGATGGACGGCACGGGTACCCCACGGATGCAGATGTACCTGTGGCCGGGCAACCAGTTCGGCGCTCAGAACCAGGTCGTCGTCAATGGCGTCGGTTCCTTCGACGCGTCGTGGTCGCGGTTCAGCCCGGCGCTTTCGGCGGCCGGCCGGTCCGGCCAGTTCGTGTACGGCGGCACCGGCTGTGCGGCGGACGCGTACCCCGGCACGCTGCCGAGCGGCGACTGGATCGCGGTGGTCGACGGCGGCACCGCCGCCTGCAGCTACCTGCAGCGCACCCAGGTCGCCGAGTCCCTCGGCGCCAAGGCGGTCGTGGTCGCGCACAACGCCGCCGGGGCCGCGCCGGTGCTGACCGGTTCCATGACGACCGCGCCGGTCACCATCCCGGCGATCGCCGTGACCCAGGCCGACGGGGCGACCATCAAGGCCGCGATCGCCGCCGGCGACGTCACCGGGTCGGTGCGCAAGCACCCGAACCACCCGGGCATCCGCGACGGCGACCTCGACGCCGGCATCATCATCCACGAGTACAGTCACGGCATCTCCAACCGGCTCACCGGCGGCCCGACGATCAACTGCCTGACCGGCAACGAGCAGATGGGCGAGGGCTGGAGCGACTACTTCGCCGTCACCACCCTGCTCGACCCGAGGCTCGACACGGCCGACGGTCAGCGCGGCCTGGTGCCGTACGTCCTGTTCCAGGAGAACCGGAGCGGTAACGGTCTCCGGCCGCGGCCGTACTCGCGCAACATGGAGGTACAGCCCTTCACGTACGACAGCATCAAGACCGGCGGTTGGCTGAACGGCACCTCCCTGGCCGCGCCGCACGGCATCGGTCACGGTTGGGCGTCGGTCCTCTGGGACATGACCTGGGACCTCATCGACAAGCACGGGCTGAACCCGAACGTCTACGACTCATGGGAGACCGGCGGTAACAACCTCTCCATGCAGCTCGTGATCGACGGGCTGAAGATGCAGGGCTGTGGCCCGGGCTTCGTGACCGGTCGCAACGCCATCATCGCCGCGGACGCGGCGTTGACCGGTGGCGAGAACGCCTGCACGCTGTGGGCGTCGTTCGCCCGCCGCGGTCTGGGTTACAGCGCGGTGCAGGGCACCACGAACCGGGACGACAACACCGAGGCGTTCGACACGCACCCGTCCTGCCGGGGTGACTTCACCGAGCTGGCCGCGCAGCCGGCGCTGAACGAGGTCGACGCGGGTGACGCGGTGCCGCTGCGGTTCAAGCTGGCCGCCAACCGGGGTCTGGACATCCTAGCCAGCAACTCCCCGTACTCCCGGCTGGTGGACTGCGACACCCTCAAGACCGTCAACCCGGACGGGCCGATCACGCCCCGGCCCACGCCGGTCGCGGCGCAGACCCCGGGCGGGTCCGCGATGACCGTCGCCGCGAACGGCCAGTACCTGTACCCGTGGAAGACCGACCCCGCCTGGGCCGGCACCTGCCGCGAGTTCGTCCTGACCCTCGACGACGGCTTCCAGCACCGCGCCTACTTCAAGTTCACCAGCTGA
- a CDS encoding CocE/NonD family hydrolase: MQRRMTAAALGVLLTASVFTGGVAAAAPATAAEAPPEGITHEENDRVPEGSVWTEHYFPSTDGVELHADVLRPEGLPAGAKTPVILAVGPYFGHAGQTGPEGFTHPGPSARFNDFLEGADLFDEGFTYVMVDLRGFGGSTGCLDNKGPGEQNDVRAAIEWSASQPWSNGNVGMYGKSYDGATGLMGNNLKMPQLKAVVAQESIWTGYNYLFSNGVPRPNATGTPNSYNNIATMDPLADDTSRYQANARYEESHPECLSENIADNYEPDPNAPFWRARDMAAKAEGTTTPLFVTAGFIENNTKPEEMEEFLENHVGPERGWLGQWDHVRGNDRVSDGRLAMGREGWFDEVMSFYDQYLKGEEPTTTYPTYSIEDNLGEWRAEPTWPTPDRRITVALGNGTYVDDGGAAGVPYASSPSTLALPKSYGQWDMESAPRLEGLGATRKAASPSASSDAASAEPASSYLVWSDVVRQETRLTATPRVELTAGAAGNVMVKVWDVAPDGTAVMFDENVSLVEKGRVGFDLKSTDWTLQAGHRLAVEIGSITTGSWRDTPSGATISVTGAVLRLATESTADDVPTAGERSPFLDSYIQAYTRTFPEPGTPTFRL, encoded by the coding sequence ATGCAGAGACGGATGACGGCGGCGGCGCTCGGCGTGCTGCTGACCGCGAGCGTCTTCACGGGAGGGGTCGCGGCGGCGGCCCCCGCGACGGCGGCGGAGGCCCCGCCGGAGGGGATCACCCACGAGGAGAACGACCGGGTCCCGGAGGGCTCGGTCTGGACGGAGCACTACTTCCCGTCGACGGACGGGGTCGAGCTGCACGCCGACGTGCTGCGGCCCGAGGGACTGCCGGCGGGCGCGAAGACGCCCGTCATCCTCGCCGTCGGGCCCTACTTCGGCCACGCCGGGCAGACCGGGCCCGAGGGCTTCACCCACCCCGGGCCGTCGGCACGCTTCAACGACTTCCTCGAGGGCGCCGACCTCTTCGACGAGGGCTTCACGTACGTCATGGTCGACCTGCGCGGGTTCGGCGGGTCCACCGGCTGCCTCGACAACAAGGGCCCGGGCGAGCAGAACGACGTCCGCGCGGCCATCGAGTGGTCCGCCTCGCAGCCGTGGTCGAACGGCAACGTCGGCATGTACGGCAAGTCGTACGATGGCGCCACCGGTCTGATGGGCAACAACCTCAAGATGCCGCAGCTCAAGGCGGTCGTGGCGCAGGAGTCGATCTGGACCGGGTACAACTACCTGTTCTCCAACGGGGTGCCGCGCCCGAACGCCACCGGCACGCCGAACTCCTACAACAACATCGCCACGATGGACCCGCTGGCCGACGACACCTCGCGCTACCAGGCCAACGCCCGGTACGAGGAGTCGCACCCCGAGTGCCTCAGCGAGAACATCGCGGACAACTACGAGCCGGACCCGAACGCCCCCTTCTGGCGGGCGCGCGACATGGCAGCCAAGGCCGAGGGCACGACGACTCCGCTGTTCGTCACGGCGGGCTTCATCGAGAACAACACCAAGCCCGAGGAGATGGAGGAGTTCCTCGAGAACCACGTCGGCCCCGAGCGCGGCTGGCTGGGCCAGTGGGACCACGTGCGCGGCAACGACCGCGTGTCCGACGGACGCCTGGCGATGGGCCGCGAGGGTTGGTTCGACGAGGTGATGAGCTTCTACGACCAGTACCTCAAGGGCGAGGAGCCGACGACGACGTACCCCACTTACTCGATCGAGGACAACCTCGGCGAGTGGCGGGCCGAGCCGACCTGGCCGACCCCCGACCGCCGCATCACCGTGGCGCTCGGCAACGGCACCTACGTCGACGACGGCGGCGCCGCGGGCGTGCCGTACGCGTCGTCGCCGTCCACGCTCGCCCTCCCGAAGAGCTACGGGCAGTGGGACATGGAGAGCGCCCCGAGGCTCGAGGGGCTCGGGGCGACGCGCAAGGCGGCCTCGCCGTCGGCGTCGTCCGACGCAGCCTCCGCGGAGCCGGCGTCGAGCTACCTCGTGTGGTCCGACGTCGTGCGGCAGGAGACGCGGCTGACCGCCACGCCGCGCGTCGAGCTCACGGCTGGTGCGGCGGGCAACGTCATGGTCAAGGTGTGGGACGTCGCGCCCGACGGCACGGCGGTGATGTTCGACGAGAACGTGTCGCTGGTCGAGAAGGGCCGGGTTGGGTTCGACCTCAAGTCGACCGACTGGACGCTGCAGGCCGGGCACCGGCTCGCGGTCGAGATCGGCTCGATCACGACCGGGAGCTGGCGGGACACGCCGTCGGGCGCCACGATCAGCGTGACCGGCGCCGTCCTGCGGCTGGCGACGGAGAGCACCGCGGACGACGTGCCGACCGCGGGGGAGCGCTCGCCGTTCCTCGACAGCTACATCCAGGCGTACACGCGCACCTTCCCGGAGCCGGGCACGCCGACATTCCGACTCTGA
- a CDS encoding barstar family protein has translation MVAFTEAETERQWDYELLQDGAVSGFRDEKQLDHVVRELQRLGYRVAQAHGGTGPTMLTHLLSQVAMRYCGWSVQNLDAFCDTLRYIDFTGVTGWALVIRQFDEPFRADPAWAQAVADIIAQVSYEHLLMGNRFLALLYTRDRTVKLGRLGGHEHWWREPLGRNS, from the coding sequence ATGGTGGCCTTCACTGAGGCAGAGACCGAGCGACAGTGGGACTACGAGCTGCTTCAAGACGGCGCGGTCTCGGGATTCCGCGATGAGAAGCAGCTCGACCACGTTGTGCGGGAACTACAGAGGTTGGGCTACCGGGTTGCCCAGGCACATGGCGGCACTGGACCGACCATGCTCACCCATCTGCTCTCTCAGGTCGCGATGCGCTACTGCGGCTGGTCGGTCCAGAACCTGGATGCCTTCTGTGACACCCTGCGCTACATCGACTTCACGGGGGTTACGGGCTGGGCTCTGGTCATCCGCCAGTTTGACGAACCGTTCAGAGCCGATCCGGCATGGGCGCAGGCGGTCGCCGACATCATCGCCCAGGTCTCGTACGAGCACCTACTCATGGGCAACAGGTTCCTCGCGCTGTTGTACACCCGAGACCGCACCGTCAAGCTCGGCCGACTCGGCGGCCACGAACACTGGTGGCGCGAACCCCTCGGCAGGAATTCGTAG
- a CDS encoding ClpP family protease has protein sequence MIGYGVRMLDGGQPSFGDQVFERLLRERIVFLGTEVTEESANQICAQILLLAAEDADRDIYLYINSPGGSVSAGMAVYDTMRYVRNDVATLALGFAGSMGQFLLCAGAAGKRYALPHSRIMMHQPSGGMGGTASDIRIQAENMLHVKQTMQELIAQHSGRTLAEIQRDWDRDRWFTAEQALEYGLVDRVLTRAEQLPAV, from the coding sequence ATGATCGGGTACGGCGTGCGGATGCTGGACGGCGGGCAGCCGTCCTTCGGTGACCAGGTGTTCGAGCGGCTGTTACGGGAGCGGATCGTCTTCCTCGGCACCGAGGTGACCGAGGAATCGGCCAACCAGATCTGTGCCCAGATCCTGCTGCTCGCCGCCGAGGACGCCGATCGGGACATCTACCTCTACATCAACTCGCCGGGAGGCTCGGTGAGCGCCGGGATGGCGGTCTACGACACGATGCGCTACGTCCGCAACGACGTGGCCACGCTGGCACTGGGGTTCGCCGGCTCTATGGGGCAGTTCCTGCTCTGCGCCGGTGCGGCCGGCAAGCGGTACGCGCTGCCGCACTCGCGGATCATGATGCACCAGCCGTCCGGCGGGATGGGCGGCACCGCCTCGGACATCAGGATCCAGGCGGAGAACATGCTGCACGTGAAGCAGACCATGCAGGAGCTGATCGCGCAGCACAGTGGACGGACGCTGGCCGAGATCCAGCGTGACTGGGACCGCGACCGCTGGTTCACCGCCGAACAGGCCCTGGAGTACGGCCTGGTCGACCGGGTGCTCACCCGGGCTGAGCAGCTACCGGCGGTCTGA
- a CDS encoding helix-turn-helix domain-containing protein, with protein MSLLRRVIGGVLRRHRQRQGRTLRDLAQSAGVSVPYLSEVERGRKEASSEVLAAICRALGISLSDLLGEARDDMRRVEPRIPAAPRAVLNRLERVEMARRDTGNHTLRVGPRTSGPILHRGPGAAGPTLHVGAMASTGGLRPGPRTTALRGCARAWAGARRLTAA; from the coding sequence ATGTCGTTGCTGCGACGAGTGATCGGCGGTGTGCTGCGCCGCCACCGTCAGCGCCAGGGCCGCACGCTGCGCGATCTGGCCCAGTCGGCCGGCGTCTCCGTGCCCTACCTCTCGGAGGTGGAGCGGGGGCGGAAGGAAGCCTCGTCCGAGGTGCTCGCGGCGATCTGCCGGGCGCTCGGCATCAGCCTCTCTGACCTGCTCGGGGAGGCCCGCGACGACATGCGCCGGGTCGAGCCGCGCATCCCGGCCGCGCCGCGGGCGGTGTTGAACCGGCTTGAGCGGGTCGAAATGGCTCGACGCGACACCGGCAACCACACCCTGCGGGTGGGCCCGCGCACCTCCGGGCCGATCCTGCACCGGGGGCCGGGGGCGGCCGGCCCGACCCTGCACGTCGGGGCGATGGCCTCCACCGGTGGCCTGCGCCCCGGTCCGCGTACCACCGCCCTGCGGGGCTGCGCGCGGGCCTGGGCGGGTGCGCGGCGGCTCACCGCCGCGTAG
- a CDS encoding SigE family RNA polymerase sigma factor encodes MTRSGERDGGADDEYTEYIRSRMVQWRRTAYLMCGDWDRGDDILQRVLTDLYRTWARARRADHLDALVRTMLLRRLIDERRLRWSRVRLGAALPEQATSSPDPTDRITLVGALRRVPPRQRAVLVLRYFQDLSVEETAQAMGCSAGTVKSQAAKGLATLRTLLTPSLTGN; translated from the coding sequence GTGACGAGAAGCGGCGAACGCGACGGCGGGGCCGACGACGAGTACACCGAGTACATCCGGTCCCGGATGGTCCAGTGGCGTCGGACCGCGTACCTGATGTGCGGGGACTGGGACCGGGGCGACGACATCCTGCAACGGGTCCTCACCGACCTGTACCGCACCTGGGCACGGGCCCGCCGAGCCGACCACCTGGACGCCCTGGTGCGCACCATGCTGCTTCGGCGGCTGATCGACGAGCGACGCCTGCGCTGGTCCCGGGTCCGGCTCGGCGCCGCGCTGCCCGAACAGGCGACCTCCTCCCCCGACCCCACGGACCGGATCACCCTTGTCGGCGCGCTACGTCGGGTCCCGCCCCGCCAGCGCGCGGTGCTGGTGCTGCGGTACTTCCAGGACCTCAGCGTCGAGGAGACCGCGCAGGCCATGGGCTGCTCGGCGGGCACCGTGAAGAGCCAGGCCGCCAAGGGCCTGGCGACCCTGCGCACACTGCTCACCCCCAGCCTCACCGGCAACTGA
- a CDS encoding potassium channel family protein, protein MIHFPAQRRGPLSALSLRLAAALGLVLAVVSAVYLDRDGYRDVNEDGLTLLDCFYYAVVSLSTTGYGDITPAAQSARLVNVLFVTPARVLFLIILVGTTLEVLTEQYRTGRRLSRWRRTVKDHVIICGYGTKGRSAVSALMENGLDRSRIVVVERSSAALRQATSAGLVAIEGSATRSSVLNEAHVRNAKAVIIATDSDDASVLVALTVRQLTAGQVRIIAAAREAENAPLLKQSGAHHVIVSSATAGRLLGLSTSAPPLIDVVEDLLTPGQGMALAMRSAERDEVGRSPRELESLVIALVRRGKVVTLADRAGAVIETGDMLVHVRDDRPQSTSGV, encoded by the coding sequence GTGATCCATTTTCCTGCGCAGCGCCGGGGTCCGCTGAGCGCGTTGAGCCTACGGCTGGCCGCCGCCCTGGGCCTGGTCTTGGCCGTGGTCAGCGCGGTCTACCTGGACCGGGACGGCTACCGCGACGTCAACGAGGACGGCCTGACGCTGCTGGACTGCTTCTACTACGCGGTGGTCTCGCTCTCCACCACCGGCTACGGGGACATCACCCCGGCCGCGCAGTCGGCCCGGCTGGTCAACGTCCTCTTCGTCACGCCCGCCCGGGTGCTCTTCCTGATCATCCTGGTCGGTACCACCCTGGAAGTCCTGACCGAGCAGTACCGGACCGGCCGTCGCCTGTCGCGGTGGAGGAGAACCGTGAAGGACCACGTCATCATCTGCGGCTACGGCACCAAGGGCCGCAGCGCGGTCTCCGCCCTGATGGAGAACGGCCTGGACCGGTCGAGGATCGTGGTGGTGGAGCGCAGCAGCGCCGCCCTGCGGCAGGCCACCTCGGCCGGGCTGGTCGCCATCGAGGGCTCGGCGACCCGGTCGTCGGTGCTCAACGAGGCGCACGTCCGCAACGCGAAGGCTGTGATCATCGCGACCGACAGTGATGACGCCTCGGTGCTGGTGGCGCTGACCGTGCGGCAGCTCACCGCCGGTCAGGTCCGCATCATCGCGGCTGCCCGGGAGGCGGAGAACGCGCCGCTGCTCAAGCAGAGCGGCGCCCACCATGTGATCGTCTCCTCGGCCACCGCCGGTCGGCTGCTCGGTCTCTCCACCTCGGCGCCGCCGCTCATCGATGTGGTGGAGGACCTGCTCACCCCGGGTCAGGGCATGGCGCTGGCCATGCGTTCGGCGGAGCGGGACGAGGTGGGTCGTTCGCCGCGTGAGCTGGAATCGCTGGTGATCGCCCTGGTCCGGCGGGGCAAGGTGGTCACGCTGGCCGACCGGGCCGGCGCGGTGATCGAGACCGGCGACATGCTGGTGCACGTCCGCGACGACCGCCCCCAGTCGACCTCGGGGGTCTGA
- a CDS encoding MarR family winged helix-turn-helix transcriptional regulator, with the protein MSAAPLDPSEHRSGALLDHLARRMRLRSESVLAPLGLRPRHLVALTVLRDGGGISQQALAGTLEMDGTNIVGLLNDLEAKQLIERRRSPEDRRRHVVELTEDGAKRLSEAECALAGAENEVLGPLEPDERETLYLLLRRATGAAATNCSVAIYSDGSPDDTC; encoded by the coding sequence ATGTCCGCCGCGCCGCTCGACCCCTCGGAGCACCGTTCCGGCGCGCTGCTGGACCACCTGGCCCGGCGGATGCGGCTGCGGTCGGAGTCGGTGCTGGCGCCGCTGGGCCTGCGCCCGCGGCATCTGGTCGCGCTCACCGTGCTGCGGGACGGCGGCGGAATCAGCCAACAGGCGCTCGCCGGCACCCTGGAGATGGACGGCACCAACATCGTCGGGCTGCTCAACGACCTGGAGGCGAAGCAGCTGATCGAGCGGCGACGCTCGCCCGAGGATCGTCGCCGGCACGTCGTCGAACTCACCGAAGACGGGGCAAAACGCCTCAGCGAGGCCGAGTGCGCCCTCGCCGGCGCCGAGAACGAGGTGTTGGGGCCGTTGGAACCGGACGAGCGGGAGACGCTCTACCTACTGCTCCGGCGGGCCACCGGGGCGGCAGCGACCAACTGCAGCGTGGCGATCTACTCGGACGGGTCACCCGACGACACGTGCTGA
- a CDS encoding FMN-dependent NADH-azoreductase: MNLLHIDSSIRGEWSVSRRLTARAVAVWQAAHPDGTVTYRDLGTEPLPHLDAAGGLARMTPADQHTPAQRESWELSEQLVHEVKQADVVLLGLPLYNYGAPSSVKAWVDHLIVPGLAYDPASQQGLLGGREFVVLATRGGGYGEGTPRYGWDHAEPWLPHGLSLTGMEPRFISTELTLAPSVPAMAELIPLHEASLAATEKEIDNLWLPASAQR; encoded by the coding sequence ATGAATCTGCTGCATATCGATTCGAGCATCCGTGGCGAATGGTCCGTCAGTCGACGGCTCACCGCCCGCGCCGTCGCCGTCTGGCAGGCGGCCCACCCCGACGGCACGGTGACGTACCGGGACCTGGGCACCGAGCCGCTGCCGCACCTGGACGCGGCCGGTGGCCTGGCCCGGATGACGCCCGCAGACCAGCACACCCCGGCCCAGCGCGAATCCTGGGAGCTCAGCGAGCAGCTGGTCCACGAGGTGAAACAGGCCGACGTGGTGCTGCTCGGGCTGCCGCTCTACAACTACGGCGCGCCCAGCAGCGTCAAGGCCTGGGTCGACCACCTGATCGTGCCGGGCCTGGCATACGACCCGGCGTCCCAGCAGGGGCTGCTCGGCGGGCGGGAGTTCGTCGTGCTGGCCACCCGGGGTGGCGGCTACGGCGAGGGCACCCCCCGCTACGGCTGGGACCACGCCGAGCCCTGGCTTCCGCACGGCCTCTCGCTGACCGGCATGGAGCCGCGCTTCATCAGCACCGAGCTGACACTCGCCCCGTCGGTACCGGCGATGGCCGAGCTGATCCCGCTGCACGAGGCGAGCCTCGCGGCGACCGAAAAGGAGATCGACAACCTCTGGCTGCCGGCTTCCGCGCAGCGCTGA
- a CDS encoding trypsin-like serine protease, giving the protein MAGLALTGVAAVAPATSAQAAPAGGGVYDAASSSQPDRFKKLPNLHKGKLTLPEPGAKGRTFESGTVASPKVFQGTLASASEFPYIVGIVTSFQDGPDYYWYWCTGTIIAPNKVLTAAHCTADGPGTTRVIAGKDQLFDSNGQIIGGSGFVAEVGSTWTHPGWNIADQYENPYSPIVDDVSVLTLKQNLPSAYTPVSLSAQGDQSPYVAGTAAQIAGYGVTSSDDAAPDSRLRKATVPMQSNEVCDDTGLYLADRMICAGSGTDTTPRSDTCGGDSGGPLLVNGVQVGITDWGFEPCGSSPGYYERLSYYNNSIKADLTRPPLVNADWSGDGHTDLITRDTAGNLRLYYGAGFANNGDGGFYMDQQIGNGWNIFSRVFRVYNWNGDKKPSIMAMKPSGELFIYDTDGKGNFVGGARKIGTGWQGFTALMVTNNWLGNNRPSLMVRKSNGDLVRYTSNGAGGWENPFGTKIGSGWNGFNLFLTPGAWKGDGREVLIGRTSTGDLKMYQSDSKGGWTNPFGTKIGGGWGGFKNIMVPGDWSGDNMMDMLGVDSSGRMRLYTTNGYGQWIDSSGAVIGTGWGGFNLVF; this is encoded by the coding sequence GTGGCGGGCCTCGCTCTCACGGGCGTGGCGGCCGTCGCGCCCGCGACCAGTGCCCAGGCCGCCCCCGCCGGGGGCGGCGTGTACGACGCGGCGAGCAGTTCACAACCGGACCGGTTCAAGAAGCTGCCGAACCTGCACAAGGGGAAGCTCACGCTTCCCGAACCGGGCGCCAAGGGCCGGACGTTCGAGTCCGGCACGGTTGCATCTCCCAAGGTCTTCCAGGGAACCCTGGCGAGCGCCTCCGAGTTCCCGTACATCGTGGGCATCGTCACCAGTTTCCAGGACGGTCCGGACTACTACTGGTACTGGTGCACCGGCACGATCATCGCCCCCAACAAGGTGCTGACGGCCGCGCACTGCACCGCCGACGGGCCCGGCACCACTCGGGTCATCGCCGGCAAGGACCAGTTGTTCGACAGCAACGGTCAGATCATCGGTGGCAGCGGGTTCGTCGCCGAGGTCGGCTCGACCTGGACCCACCCGGGCTGGAACATCGCCGACCAGTACGAAAACCCCTACTCTCCGATCGTGGACGACGTCTCGGTCCTCACGCTCAAGCAGAACCTGCCCAGCGCGTACACCCCGGTGTCGCTGAGCGCCCAGGGCGACCAGAGTCCGTACGTGGCCGGCACCGCGGCCCAGATCGCGGGCTACGGCGTCACCTCGTCGGACGATGCGGCCCCGGACAGCCGGCTGCGCAAGGCGACCGTCCCGATGCAGTCCAACGAGGTCTGCGACGACACGGGGCTCTACCTCGCCGACCGGATGATCTGCGCTGGCTCGGGCACCGACACCACGCCGCGCAGCGACACCTGCGGGGGTGACTCGGGCGGTCCGCTGCTCGTCAACGGGGTCCAGGTCGGTATCACCGACTGGGGCTTCGAGCCGTGTGGCTCGTCCCCCGGCTACTACGAGCGGCTGAGCTACTACAACAACTCCATCAAGGCGGACCTGACCCGTCCGCCGCTGGTCAACGCGGACTGGTCCGGCGACGGTCACACCGACCTGATCACCCGGGACACCGCTGGCAACCTCCGGCTGTACTACGGTGCCGGCTTCGCCAACAACGGTGACGGCGGGTTCTACATGGACCAGCAGATCGGCAACGGCTGGAACATCTTCAGCCGAGTCTTCCGCGTCTACAACTGGAACGGCGACAAGAAGCCGTCCATCATGGCGATGAAGCCCAGCGGCGAGCTGTTCATCTACGACACCGACGGCAAGGGCAACTTCGTCGGAGGAGCCCGGAAGATCGGCACCGGGTGGCAGGGCTTCACCGCGCTCATGGTCACGAACAACTGGCTGGGCAACAATCGGCCGAGCCTGATGGTCCGCAAGTCCAACGGCGACCTGGTCCGCTACACCAGCAACGGTGCGGGCGGCTGGGAGAACCCGTTCGGCACCAAGATCGGCAGCGGCTGGAACGGGTTCAACCTGTTCCTCACCCCGGGGGCCTGGAAGGGCGACGGGCGCGAGGTGCTGATTGGTCGCACCTCGACCGGCGATCTGAAGATGTACCAGTCGGACAGCAAGGGCGGCTGGACCAACCCGTTCGGCACCAAGATCGGTGGCGGCTGGGGCGGCTTCAAGAACATCATGGTCCCGGGCGACTGGAGCGGCGACAACATGATGGACATGCTCGGCGTCGACAGCAGTGGCCGGATGCGGCTCTACACGACCAACGGCTACGGCCAGTGGATCGACTCGAGCGGCGCGGTCATCGGCACCGGCTGGGGCGGCTTCAACCTGGTCTTCTGA